The following nucleotide sequence is from Choristoneura fumiferana chromosome 22, NRCan_CFum_1, whole genome shotgun sequence.
atttacaagttcatcagacgggcctttgcatccagactAGGTTTCGGCACAAGAGAGTGTAACATATATCTGAGGCCCcccatgaggctggcatagtcacatttagtgtactgaagcctcgttaaaatTGCAATACGtttaagttgcattacattgcgaggccataaagccaacgagtttgtagcggtcaatcgagcaccgtaatgtaatgcaacttgcacgatttttttgcaagtctaaacttacTTATCTGTAAGAGTAAATACAGTTAAAAAGGGTTCACAACTACCttaatgattatgaaaataacAATTATCCCCTTGTTTGCTTAAGAAACGGAACCATACAAAATTTAAGgctataatttaaaattttacttcaatCTCTAGTTAGATTATATGAGATGGTGAAAGctacaatgtatttttttcactgTGCTTTGTATAAAGGGTTAAAGTTGTTTGattttaatggctttcactcttgcttTTAGGAGTTATCCCGTACtctaatttttgataaaaacaccGGAGTGCAGACATGCCCTAGACGGAGTCGACAGATAGTAGAAGTGACCCATTTACTAGCAGAGTGGAAGTGATAAAACCAAGGTTTCTtctactttttcttttattttatttttaatgacatGACATCATGGTCCTAAACAATCAGATGTTCAAATATTGCAGTTGTGAGTGATGTGACAAAAACTCAAATCTGTAAGCATGTGACTTGATCAGGCAATAAAATTGCAAACTGACCAATTTATAATGTTGCTACTGTGTGATAGTTAGACCATCAGCAAAACATCACCATAAATTGACATTATAGCACTGAAGCCTAGCCCAAGTTATCTAATTCTACTAATTATTagtgaaataaagttttttttttaaatgtaaaagtcCTGTTGCCAAGCAAGTAACTTGAATTAATCCATTAAATGAAAATCTTACAGCATAATATGTATCACTTTGCCTCAAAAGACTACTAAACACGAAATTGATGTTCGTGCGTCTAATATTCGACACTGCATAGTAAACCATTAAGGACTGACCTTGAGTTGTAATTAAAACTCCTTAGAACACCACATCAGGCCAGAACCTAGGCAAATGCGCAGAGTTCATGGTAGAAAACATAAATAGTAAGATTTGACGAAAAAATCGATTTCGTACAGAATTTCGAGACGTCTTTTTACTTGCGAATGTGGGGAAGCAAGTGGTGCTTTGCGCGGTACGGCTCAGTGGGATTGGGAATCAATATCTGGCACGCCCGCCCGGCGCCCGCGGGCACCCAGACACCCAGGCGCCACTATAACGATACGATCGACAAATTCACCCCAAACCACCCCATACTACACCCGTCACTATTTTGACACATTCAAGTCCCGCGCAAAACGTATTTATCCACACAACACGCACTAATAAAGCCCAATAATAATACTGTACTCACCTAGAGCTTATAAATTAATGCTGTTTTACAGTAAATATTAGAAACAGCTATAATTTCGTGAAATCACAAGACGTCGGGACTAGCCCTGCTTCAGCGCCATGAAAATTCACGTGACGCGGTGCTGCCACCTACAACGACTGGTACGGACAGCTGATTTACGTCAATTGTCTATGGCGGTTAAAGTTtttgagaagtaaaaaaaataaaaatacatcaaactaaattttaaaaaggCATTTTAAACATTGAAAGTTATTGAGCTGTATTACTGTGGTTAAGTATTTCTATTTCGTTATTAaagctgtaaaaatatatttttgtgatttttgacagtgtcatttttatttttagttctttgatgtggcaaaaataaaatgatcGTTCATCCAGAAAGTTCACAATATTTGCTTAGTTTAATTatatttgattaatttattattctgAACTATTGCTTTAAATATcgctatttaattttaattagtatTAGCATTGATTGGTGGAGCAAATTGAAAAATCCTATAGATGAACGTTTCTAACGTTACTAGAGTATAAAAAGTGTTTGGGTAAGATTATATTGGAACATTTTCGTCACTGAGAAAAATACAACTGTTCatgattttagtaaaaacagagaaatattattttattttaggaatACAATTTTCTGTTAActtctcttttaaaatcatGATTTAATTTACGGGAATTAccacgggatttttttaaaatcccgaaattttaattcagctgctagatctaatggtttacgtgtgcgaagccgcgggtaaagtttaaaatgcaaatgCACAATTATTCACGACAAATAAGGCAATACTTGCCTACTTGGGCAATACCAGGCCATACCAACCAAACCAATCttagctgtcactgtcaagaTTTGTTTGCCTCGATTAcggaacaaaataaaaatgcgaATATTCGGCTTTCTTTCAAAGAAAGTTGGCGATCTTACAgtcaaatattcaaatttacCTGAATCTTACATAAAAAGAAGCTATGAACAGGTATAAAGACGttactctataaaaaatcgtagTTTATTTTCGAACATAACCTATAAAAAAAAGAGTGCATTTTCAGGTGTATTGGAAGAATCCTGAAGGTTATCCTCAGTACCCGAAGGCTCAGATAGCCCGTAAGAAGTTCCGATTCACCACAAACCGCCCGTGGACCGGCCAGTTTCGTCTACAGAACGAACGCGATGTTCAtagaaaaaaagtgtttttggaACCTGTTGGCGAATGGAGTTTCTTCAGGTTAAACACTAATGCAACCTTAACTAAGTATCTAAATTATTAAGCTATTAAATCAAAGAGCACGGTCGTGAGGACGAAATATTTGTTATCAATCTGAATCTTTTTTTAGCACACTAAAGAAAGATATATTATGTTTCAGTTTTGTAATAAAGAGGCATTTTATAAGACCATAGAGTTAAGTAAATGTTATTTGTACCACCGAAACTAATATTCGTAACCTAAACCAAAACTGAAAACTTAATTTCAGTTTGATTAAAGTTCTTCTACTTCAATATGAAGATTCATAATTATTgtataacataataatttatttagatagGCTTCCGTTTTAGGTGACTTTTTAGTCTTTTAAAAGCTACAACAATCAGAGACAGTCAAAAGATTGCTATAGATCTAAATTATTTAACTGTCTAGTTGGATATCTGCATTCAGTTTTGAATTGTTAATATTCCAGGGGTGACCGAGTAGAGGTGCTGGTCGGGAAAGACAAAGGCAAGCAGGGCATTGTGACGCAAGTCATCCAGGAGAGGAACTGGGTCATCGTCGAGGGGCTCAACACACACCTGAGAACTGTAAGAGACTGAACAGTGTGACCAAtcaactaaaagaatttccttgctcaccctgaccttacgatagctaagcttatgcaaaatatgcgtgttcatgcagttcctccacctccacactgtaagaacacacacaagtcacacaaacccatctatcaccatcaccacactacactgacgcgtttcgaactcaaccagagctcgtcTTCAGAGTttcacaaccgtacaccatgctaccagttgttagactaacgaaccacaaccaccgttttaatttgtcactgtaactccccaagtacccacatatgttttatgaaacaaaacaaaactacccacaaattattaatatttttttttttcagtgtgacctgtttttttttcaaagaatcTACCAAAAGTGTAATCTAAAATCTACCAAAATCTATGCTTACAGCTTAGTAAAAGAAAGGAGAgctaatttttgttatttaatggAACTGGGAATTCACGGTTCTAGCCATACAAACTCAGTACCGAGAGCAAACCctacacaacatttattgatataaaaaacacactacatcacaacaaagacacagtataaacataaatagaagaagagagaaaaattagagacattgtgctgtagtgtgatgccaaaaggactcagctcaggaTGTGCtcagaataataatattgttattgcAGGTAGGCAAGGACAAGTCATTTCCAGGGGTGACCATTCGGTCGGAGGCGCCCCTCTTGGTCACTACGGGCGTGAAGCTTGTTGATCCGGAGACCCTAAAGCCCACAGAGGTCGAGTGGAGGTACACTGAGGAGGGGGAGAAGGTAATCAAAgcgggtagcggtatactaaaaatggctttatttgtatgacgtcaaagttgaaaattgactgaaggcacgcccatctgtcaagtgttaactcgaattaatcaaactgtaccaCTCTTGAAGTTTGTTTAAGTCTCTGTGTATGTACCTctttctgtactgcttgttatgtgttggtgtgcaataaagagctattgtattgtattgtattgtaaaagtttcttatcttcatattttttttatatatttaaaaaactcTTTCACAACTCGGTTTCTCAAAGTTCTCAAACAATAATATTGTTGCATCCCTAACAACAATAGAGGGATATTTTTCTTCGTAGGGGTGGGAAGGGGGTATTCTTGACTTCATGGCTAaatgggtatttttttttattctgtattaTTTGTGTTCAGGTGCGAGTGTCTTCCGCTAGCAGCCGCATCATCCCCATCCCGAAGGTGGCAGACGAAACCGTCGACTATAAGGCCAAAGAACTGTATCTGGAAAACCAGGAGAAAGATACCAAAGCTGATGCCGTCACTAAGGTATAGAATCTTACTGCATAGACAAAAGCATTTTGAAAGAGATTatataacgaaaatacaaactgagacatggatgcacagaaaaaccagaaaaataagaccagcgctgggaatcgaacccaggtcctcggcattccgtgccgtgtgctataccgctacaccgccgctggacaacgatacagacacgaatttctcctaagaagaagtttctcgatgagggctatacggcatagatgtcgctagagtcgctgcttaagtggctaaataagaaacaacacaagctgagatatgaggtgcataggagaaattcgtgtctgtatcgttgtccagcggtggtgtagcggtatagcacacggcacggaatgccgaggtcctgggttcgattcccagcgctggtcttatttttctggtttttctgtgcatctatatttcagtttgtattttcgatatagtatCGGTATTGACGACGAATGAACTATCGATAGTATAGTATCGGTACTATCCATAGTAAAGCTTTTCAATAACATAATCTATCCATAGTATTGATCGTTaccatttgccatccagtcaaataaaaaagaaaagaaaaaaagtatcGATTGCAACTACACGTTGATCTGCATTCAAATAATTTGGTTTTTATAAATAGCTGAACTTGCCCATATTgcaaataagtttaaaatattgtgttatattgtattgcataacacatgaaaataacagaacacagtaTAATCACTGAATAACtagataaaaaatacttttctgcCATTCAGCTTTATATTCTGCAATCTTGCTTATATAATTATGCCGATAGTATTGAAATATAGATCATTATCacccgtttacctttacttgcccgaatttcacttgccataccaacgtttgccataaaatatatagaacggtgctgtttttaggatttttctgaatgtcatcatatagaatgcagtaggttaggttaggttagtttaatatcaactctgaagaaattaatatttcagaaataaattactttatggcaaatgaaaattctagaaaacgatacattcgggcatatgaaattcgggcaaacgatagagaacccatTATCACCATCGATAATGTCGTATGTTTTCGTAATTTTCTGTTCAATACTATCAATAGTATTGGACGAAAAGAGACATCGATAGTGTATCGATAATACCGATGGGCCTATCCATATTATATGGCCTTTTACCAATTAAAACTATCGATTgcaaactatcgatttttcggcaacactaagggacggtacgatatgaatttcgtagtagccccccaaggtgccaccagcactagcgctgcctactcaatgcacgacATAGAgagtcaccatcatcatattgctgtaggacgtccagtgTTTGACGTAACCTCCCCCCATTGCGTTGGAGCGCCGCCGTAAGACTTGTCCCTCTCTCCCGTAGGCGCCGTAGAAACCGGCTGAGGGATGATgccagaagatgggcagcagcgtcttcttggcTACCTTTACATCCTAATAGAACGATTACGAATCTCacgttactaacgccatctagggaTATTTCGCCACGGCTGCGGGCCCTATTTAAGTTAGGCAATAgagcatattaggcaaagctctgtgcagggggcgacactagcgcaaacctatGACAATATTAGTTCTCATTATaatttgtcgccatgacgggtCATGActaaagagtattagtacctatagaaatatttattagtaacaaaataacatgatatttacatcgatagtaacgagaGAGCTATAATTCCaaaagattaattaaaataatatggtattatggcatttaagatactcaaaaaactgtttacggttttatgatagtgctgcactctggcggcaaaacaatacggtatttgacaactcctgattttgccatatcttaatattattatgaaaatatagatatacagatagtgtttagcgaaatttaaatcggttgaaaattggatttatattgattttttgaaaaatctgtatacctgtctctttctcaaacgcttttctctatatagcaagtatggcggtactggcgtgtgacgtcacatgccagtttgtctttctctgtctaatcttgaatttcaaacctttataactttgttataaaCTGCACTTGTTATACACTGCTGCTTTATGTCAGGatcagcgagcaagatggtggcagcaatccggTGGAATTTATCCCCTACCAGTGGTGGTTgtgtacagatctattgaataatgttttgccatcgtgttttgtcgtatatttcgtatttatttatgttgctttctcaataagcttcagtaaactttagtaagctagttgagatagcgttactttgcggaggtccatatcaatgaactaaaaggatgtgatagataggtttgtgtggtttgtgtgatttgtgtgtgttcttacagtgtggaggtggaggaactgcatgaacacgcatattttgcataagcttagctatcgtagggtcgcgggtgagcaaggaaattctttttgttcatttaaaacattattcattacttaGGAGCAAAGAAATCGAGCCACCCTTGCAGTTTTTAcgttgatttttatatttttatgtcgtaagttttctttctttaatccCAAGTAcagtaataataatcatcatcatcatcccagcctatatacgtcccactgctgggcacaggtctcctctcagaacaagagggcttgggccatagttcccacgcgggctcagtgcggattgggaacttcacacaccattgaattgcttcgcaggtttgtgcaggtttcctcgcgatgttttccttcaccgcaaagctcgtagtaaatttcaaatgtaattccgcacaagaatttcgaaaaactcagaggtgcgagccggggtttgaacccacgaccctccgcttgagaggcgataggtcaaaccactaggccaccacggcttcacagtaagaataataataatttattcaaaaacctCGGTTTTCATCATTTTTAACTAAGAGCTAAAACATACTGTACGAGAAATATTAACAACAAGTGACTGAACTAGGATACTCTGTATTTTAGGCAAAAATTCTAACATATTTAAATCTAATTTAACCAAATTACTAAAGGAtcctaatataaaaaattaaacaatgttAATATTGTCAGTTTTCTTAATAGTATtatgattaaatttttattatttatgcataaattcattaaaatctGTAACATGGTTATGTACGAGGAAAAAGGGAAGAAtggctcgtttaaagatattagataGTTATTTTACAACATATGAAGGGTCCAcagaaagaacgtgtctagtcccctaagcaactttttgagttatagcggtttgaaagttagtcatcacgaacaattactatggttaccatttcttTAAAAGTGAAATATATATCATAACATGAAATATATAGCcgtacactacgttttcccgtccgtggtctccattcgaggacgtCTGCTCAACCGTTCATCGGCCCtgcgatatatatatatacacatatattGCTTTCAGATATCCTTAATTCAACGGTAAGTCGTAGTACTTTGCAActtctacattttgagattaaaatctcaatttaagaaaaaggtgactagacatgttccttccgtggacccttcatatgtTACACAGCCTATGTTGCAGTCTATATTACAACTTATGTTATGACCTATGTTACGTTGTTTGCAGATCACGTTCGAAGCTAAACTCAGCACCTTCGAAATGGATGTCATGGAATCCATGGGGATAAAAGAAGACAGAGTACCAGCTAAATCGTATTGGTACTGAATGtagataaattatttgtagttcataaacataaataatataatagttataaCGTTAAggtgattttattttcaaacacaAGAAAAGATGGAGGATGACGCGTTTCAGAACTTTTAaactctcatcatcatcatcatcatcagcccgaagacgtccactgctggacaaaggcctcccccttagaacgccacaatgaacgacaactcgccacttgcatccaccggtttcccgctactctcacgatgtcgtcagtccacctggtgggaggcctgccaacgctatGTCTTcgggttcgtggtcgccactcgaggacttttctccccaacggttatcttcGGATAGGATTTTTACTGAGGATaggatttttatattgtttttctagaatttgactttaaaaccgATTGACAGCGGTTTGGCACctccaccacttgtggggactgtaacttagtaagagcttaggtactggggatcaacgcgcgtgactttaaactgttaAGAAATAACAAGGCTAATGTTCCGCTGATTCAGATTTATTGTAGAAttcaaaaatacatttacatagaatggcaccagccgcttaggctatcgggagcaatctgcgctcccggcatgtataccgctgtcaatcggttttaaagtcaaattctagaaaaacaatataaaaatcctatccttttatacaaaactaggttaatctaacctgccaggtggtcagttttaccacctgccagcggtatacagcctagttcctacagtacctagaaaaatattttcaagggttttgtagtcggttccatttttcgttattttttgatttttttggagtcggcttttttgtgtatattcggtaggtctgagaataggatgtaaactacttttaatacttctacgcggacggagtcgcgagcaacagctagtttccTTATAAAGATTCAAAGCGTCTCGACACCAAATGTGGCCAAGTCGTATTCGGTGCCTGACTCCTATATTTGTATACTTTCGGGCTTTCGGTTTGTGACTGGACCCGTCACGAGCCAGGGAACGTGCGGCTACAACACTGCGCCAGGCTGGCGCCACCGTCGCCGCCGCCCGCGTCCCGCCGGGAGCCGAGTCCGTGCGGCAGCCGCGGTGCGATCGACCTCGCGCAGTGGTAGCGTGGCCAGAATATCCGTCCCTCTAGTTCCTCCCAAACACTGATACAGATGAGACTACAATGCAGTAGGGTCCTTTTTTTAAGTATCCGCTtccgcatacgaggggttaaagtaggtatatgcttattattaggtaggtaggtaggtacttacatctTAATCATGTTTTGATTTGACCGATTAGAGGTCGAGTAAGTAGGTAGTTGTGACGTCACACTGTTTGCCAACTTTATCACTATGAGATACTGGACAATAATATGATAACAGTCCCGTGGGGGTAATTACAACTTTTTGTAGTTTTAATAATCCTTgctgatatttatttagttagtttagcCAGTGGTTTGAAATCACGAAATAAAGATTGAAATGAAGACATAAGTGCCTATCTACCTACTACAAGTCTAGCATCTCTTTGAAATCTAGTATAGTCTTAAACTCCATAActacctatcatcatcatcatcatcatcatcatctcagcctatatacgtccaactaggtacctatgtaatgtTTGAAATGGGATAATTAGTAGCTTCCATTTGataatcatatttattatcaattaaaaaagaaatcCCCTctctacctactttttttttcggGGATGCAGTTTTGATGTCCTacttgatattattataaatgtgaaagtttgtacctacatacgctcgaaaaacaaaaACGTAGCCTTCCTTCTGCCAGTTGGGTAAAAAAGGAGGACGTTCGCAATTCGTCGGAATATTTTCTGTATGcgcttcttttgtttttgaaatcCTGACCTAGGAATATCATCAATTTTATCAAATGATTATCAAGTAACTTTCTTATTATCAACTGCATTTTGTTGCTAAGTTATTCTACGCGCACTGTAATTATACTTTACTGATTATTGCTCctcttgattttaattttaaactaaaagGAATAAGGCAGAAAATCGTTATATAATTCTGATAAACAATGCAAgctttaaattaatattttgagGATTATCCAATCAATAGATACCTAACCTGTAAATGGGTAACGTGACATGTACctaccttgtttttttttagatagatagataaaacgtttatttgttactgcaaacacacacaatcaaaattacataaattagagaaaaagaacagtcctaacttaaaagtaaacaatttgcaatacggtatttgactattttatatatgttttataaattaaaactacacaatgcctgttatcgaatagaaaaacaattttaagctacttttacaaataacaaagttataaaggtttgaaattcaagattagacagagaaagacattctggcatgtgacgtcacacgccagtaccgccatacttgctgcatagagaaaagcgtttgagaaagagacaggtataaagatttttctaaaaatcactataaatccaattttcaaccgatttaaattttctcttcgctaaacactatctgtatctatattttcataataaatattaagatatggcaaaatcaggagttgtcaaatgtcgtattgtttgtgtgcgctgcagtagtgcaaaagggccatggctcagtggtcaacattttttttcctatgTATCTCTGTtttctgtaggtacttactgccAAGGCTGGCCTTAGCCATCTAGGGCCCCGGGCAAGTCCTTTGGCACCCTTTTGGATACGACAAGTGACAAAAATGTCAGTCCTAgtttgtacctacatacctcttcttcttcttcccatTCCTCTCCTATCGGAGGTTGGACAACATGACGATTTTGATCAAGCTTAacataatctatctatctatctctcATAACTTTAAAcctaataagtacctatgtgtcTGTGGCGATTAAAATAGGGAAAAAACTTGATTGCagcaaaacttaacttttgcaggtggtaggaccttgtgcaaggtccgcccgga
It contains:
- the mRpL24 gene encoding mitochondrial ribosomal protein L24, encoding MRIFGFLSKKVGDLTVKYSNLPESYIKRSYEQVYWKNPEGYPQYPKAQIARKKFRFTTNRPWTGQFRLQNERDVHRKKVFLEPVGEWSFFRGDRVEVLVGKDKGKQGIVTQVIQERNWVIVEGLNTHLRTVGKDKSFPGVTIRSEAPLLVTTGVKLVDPETLKPTEVEWRYTEEGEKVRVSSASSRIIPIPKVADETVDYKAKELYLENQEKDTKADAVTKITFEAKLSTFEMDVMESMGIKEDRVPAKSYWY